The following is a genomic window from Pedobacter sp. KBS0701.
GTATAACTGCATTATGATCCATGATTTTAATGAGTACTGGTTCAAAGCAATGGACAGCCAGAAAGCTTATTTTTTTTCTATCGAAGCAATAAACGAGAATGGCGTATCGGTAAAAACCGAGGTAAAGAAAGTTGATTAAAATAAATGCTCATGCTCGTTTGTAACGAGTGTGGAAATAAAGAATTGCTTTAAGTGATTAATGTTTAAACAAAATAAAATCGTAAAGCCGTTTAGGCACTCGTTGGAAACAAGCGCCAGTTAATAAAAAGAATAAAACACATATATAATGAAGAGAGCGAATATCCTGGTTGTTTTTTTAACCCTGTTTGTACTGAACGGATCGGCACAGACCAAAAAACCTGTTTCTGCAGAAGAGGCAAAGATGAACACCTTCATCAGCAACCTGATGGCGAAAATGACAGTTGATGAAAAAATTGGCCAGCTGAATTTACCAAGTTCCGGAGATATTACCACGGGACAGGCCAACAGCAGTGACATTTCTAAAAAAATTAAAGCCGGACAAGTTGGTGGTTTATTCAACATCAAAGGTGTAGATAAGATTAAAGCGGTCCAAAAAATCGCGGTGGAAAACAGCCGTATGAAAATTCCATTGCTTTTCGGAATGGATGTTATCCATGGATACAATACCGTTTTCCCAATCCCTTTAGGCGTTAGCTGTATCTGGGATATGGCAACTGTGCAAAAATCTGCCCGCATAGCTGCGATAGAAGCCAGTGCAAGTGGCATCAACTGGACTTTCTCTCCTATGGTTGACATTTCGAGAGATCCACGATGGGGCCGTATTTCTGAAGGAAGTGGAGAAGATGCTTATTTAGGCTCACAAATTGCTGCAGCAATGGTAAAAGGTTATCAGGGAAAACTTCAGGCCAATAATGAGATTTTAGCCTGTGTAAAACACTATGCCTTATATGGCGCAGCAGAAGCCGGTAGAGATTACAATACCACCGATATGAGTAAAGTACGCATGTACAACGAATATTTCCCGCCATACAAAGCTGCTGTTGATGCCGGAGCAGCAAGCATTATGGCTTCTTTTAACGAAGTTGATGGCATTCCAGCTACAGGAAGCAAATGGTTGATGACGGATGTTTTGCGTAACCAATGGGGTTTTAAAGGCTTCGTGGTAACCGATTATACAGGTATCCCTGAAATGATTGCGCACGGCATGGGTGATTTGCAAACTGTTTCTGCCCTGGCTTTAAATGCAGGGGTTGATATGGATATGGTGGGTGAAGGCTTTTTAGGTACTTTAAAAAAATCCTTAGCTGAGAAAAAAGTAGGTATCGCTCAGATCGATAGGGCCTGTAGATTAGTACTTCAAGCAAAATACAAACTCGGTTTATTTACCGATCCTTATAAATTTTGCAATGCAGAAAGAGCAGAAAAAGAAGTTTTTAGTCCGGCTAACCGCCAGGTGGCACGCGAAGTTGCAGCAGAAAGTTTTGTGCTGTTGAAAAATAACAATAACCTGCTTCCATTAAAAAAATCAGGAACTATTGGTTTGATCGGTCCATTAGCAGATAATACCGCAAATATGTACGGTACATGGAGTGTTGCTGCGCTTTTTGACAAGTCAGTAACAGTACTACAAGGTTTAAAAAATGCCTTGGGTAATGATGCAAAAATATTAACCGCTCGCGGTGCCAATTTCCTGGCAGATTCTGCTATGGAGCAGCGTTATGTAAACATCCACAACCCCACATACAAACGTGATCCACGTACCGAAGCTGAAATGATTAAAGAAGCTTTAGAAGTAGCGAAAAAATCAGATGTGATTGTGGCTACTATTGGCGAAGGTTCTGAATTTACAGGCGAAAGTAGTAGTGTAACCGATATCCAGATTCCTGAAACACAGAAAAACCTTTTAAAAGCTCTGGCTAAAACAGGTAAACCAGTAGTATTGGTGCTGTTTACAGGCCGTCCATTGGCATTAAATTGGGAACAGCAAAATATTCCAGCCATTTTAAATGTATGGTTCCCGGGTAGTGAAGCAGGAAATGCAATTGCCGATGTACTTTTTGGCGATGTTAATCCATCGGGTAAACTGAGTGCAACTTTTCCTCAGAATGTGGGTCAGGTGCCTTTGTATTATGCTCATAAAAATACCGGCCGCCCATTGGCTGAGGGTAAATGGTTCGAAAAATTTCGTTCCAACTATTTAGACGTAAGCAATGACCCCTTATATCCATTCGGTTTTGGTTTAAGCTATACCTCATTTAATTATAGTGATGTTAAACTAAGCGCCAATACATTAAGCAAAGGAAAATCGATCATGGCATCTGTTATTGTAAACAATACAGGCAAATATGAGGGCAAAGAAGTTGTTCAATTATATATTCAAGATCTTATTGGAAGTATTACCCGCCCGGTTAAAGAATTAAAAGGTTTTCAAAAGATTAATTTAAAAGCCGGAGAAAGTAAAACCGTTACTTTTAATATTACGGAGAATGACCTTAAATTTTACAATTCTGATCTGAAATTCGTTGCTGAACCCGGCGATTTCAAAGTATTTATTGGTACAAATTCACGCGATGTAAAAGAAGCATCTTTCACCTTGAAATAAAGACAATTAGGTTTGGTTATAAACCCTGAGCTATTGTAAAGTAGCCAGGGTTTTCTATTTTTGTCGAATGAAACCATCATGATTTACCAAAACACACCTTGAAATAACAAGTCATGAAAGCTTCATCACCTTTAAAAATAATATAAAACGGATGAAAAAGATTTTTTTTACCATCTGCATTCTTTTTTTTGTACTCTTTTTAAACGCTCAGGATTTTAAAAAATACGATAGGGGAAGCTATATAAAAGGAAAGGATTCTATCTACTATAGGATACTTTTCCCGGAGAATTTTAATCCCGACCAAAAATATCCGATCGTTTTCTTTTTGCACGGAAGCGGAGAAAGAGGTAACGATAATGCCAGTCAACTGGTACACGGTGGTAAATTGTTTTTAAAAAATGATGTCCGCAAGAACTTCCCTGCCATTGTAGTTTTCCCTCAGTGTCCGCAGAACGATTTTTGGGCCAATGCCAATTTTGAACAAGATGCCAAAGGCAAAAGAAAAATCAGTTTTGTAGAAGGTGGTAAACCCACCAAAATAATGCATGCGCTACAGGGAATGGTTAAAAATTTCCTTAAAAAACCTTATGTAGATAAAAATCAGGTTTATGTTGGTGGTTTATCAATGGGTGCAATGGGTACTTACGAACTGTTAAGAAGAGAGCGCCGTAAATTTGCCGCTGCTATCGCCATCTGCGGTGGCGACAATACCAACAACATTAAAAAATACCAGAAAATTCCACTATGGATCTTTCATGGCGCAAAAGATGACATTGTGGATCCGGCATTCTCAATTGCGATTGCTGAACGTTTAAAAACGGTTGGTGACGAGGTGAAATTTACGCTTTACCCTAACGCAAACCATAATAGCTGGGATAGTGCCTTTGCCGAGCCAGAGTTGTTGAGCTGGTTGTTTTCTCATAAGAGATAGCAAAACGGTTCATCATACTGAACTCGTTTCAGTATCTATCTTTCAAGACCTGAAATAAATTCAGGGTGACGATCAGAGGTAAAAGAATTAGAAAAGCAGGGTTCGATATCTTATAGGTTCCAACAGTCCTGCCATCCGCTTTACTCACTCCGATTGAAAAATCGGAGCTTCGTGCCCGCTCCTGTCAGGTTTAATTTACCCGAGTTAACCTAAGTAACCTAGACCCGACAAAATGGAAAGCCCGGAGGTTGAGGAACGAAGCCGAGGACTTGAAATGATGGCGGGACTGCTGTACCATAAATGCACAGGTTTTGCTCTTCAAAAAAACAAAAATTACAAAAAAAGCCTGAAGAAAAAATCTTCAGGCTCTTGTAAAATATTCTAATTGATATTACTCCGCCATATTGTGGTAAACCGCCTGCACATCATCATCTTCCTCCAACTTATCGATCAATTTCAAAACATCAGCTGCCTGCTCTTCTGTTACCTCATGGTGAGATAAAGCAATACGCTCTAATTTTGAACTTTTTAACTCAATGCCTTTCTCTTCTAAAGCTTTTTGTAAAGAACCAAAGTTTTCGAATGCACCTTGTGCTACCGCAATATCATTTCCTTCTTCATCAGCCTCAACATAAAGTTCCTCTAAACCAGCATCAATTAATTCGAACTCTAATTCCTCCAGGTCTAAACCTTCAGCAGGTACAAAACGGAAAATTGATTTGCGGTTAAAAACGAAATCTAAAGATCCGGTTTTACCCAAAGAACCATCAGTTTTGTTAAAATAACTACGAACGTTTGCTACAGTACGGTTGGTATTATCAGTAGCTGTTTCAATTAAAACGGCAACACCGTGTGGCGCATAACCTTCGTATACAATTTCCTCGTAATTGGCCATCGATTTATCAGAAGCACGCTTAATTGCCGCTTCTACCCTATCTTTAGGCATGTTTACCGCTTTTGCATTTTGCATAGCTGTACGTAAACGGGAATTGGTTTCCGGATGAGGTCCCGATTCCTTTACCGCCATTACGATATCTTTACCAATACGCGTAAACTGAACCGCCATTTTGGCCCAACGCTTAAATTTTCTCTCTTTTCTAAATTCGAATGCTCTTCCCATTATTTTAGTATTGAGATATGAGATATGAGATTTAAGGCCTTAAGCCCTCAACCTTCAAACCCTCTACCTTTATATTATTTTTTTAAATTATTTAACATGTCTGTTGTCAGTTTCGATAAATCGAACTCTGGTTTCCATCCCCAGTCTTTTGCTGCATAATTATCATCGATAGAACGTGGCCAGCTATTTGCAATTTGCTGACGGGGATCGTTAGCGCTGTAAGTTAGCG
Proteins encoded in this region:
- a CDS encoding YebC/PmpR family DNA-binding transcriptional regulator — protein: MGRAFEFRKERKFKRWAKMAVQFTRIGKDIVMAVKESGPHPETNSRLRTAMQNAKAVNMPKDRVEAAIKRASDKSMANYEEIVYEGYAPHGVAVLIETATDNTNRTVANVRSYFNKTDGSLGKTGSLDFVFNRKSIFRFVPAEGLDLEELEFELIDAGLEELYVEADEEGNDIAVAQGAFENFGSLQKALEEKGIELKSSKLERIALSHHEVTEEQAADVLKLIDKLEEDDDVQAVYHNMAE
- the bglX gene encoding beta-glucosidase BglX; this translates as MKRANILVVFLTLFVLNGSAQTKKPVSAEEAKMNTFISNLMAKMTVDEKIGQLNLPSSGDITTGQANSSDISKKIKAGQVGGLFNIKGVDKIKAVQKIAVENSRMKIPLLFGMDVIHGYNTVFPIPLGVSCIWDMATVQKSARIAAIEASASGINWTFSPMVDISRDPRWGRISEGSGEDAYLGSQIAAAMVKGYQGKLQANNEILACVKHYALYGAAEAGRDYNTTDMSKVRMYNEYFPPYKAAVDAGAASIMASFNEVDGIPATGSKWLMTDVLRNQWGFKGFVVTDYTGIPEMIAHGMGDLQTVSALALNAGVDMDMVGEGFLGTLKKSLAEKKVGIAQIDRACRLVLQAKYKLGLFTDPYKFCNAERAEKEVFSPANRQVAREVAAESFVLLKNNNNLLPLKKSGTIGLIGPLADNTANMYGTWSVAALFDKSVTVLQGLKNALGNDAKILTARGANFLADSAMEQRYVNIHNPTYKRDPRTEAEMIKEALEVAKKSDVIVATIGEGSEFTGESSSVTDIQIPETQKNLLKALAKTGKPVVLVLFTGRPLALNWEQQNIPAILNVWFPGSEAGNAIADVLFGDVNPSGKLSATFPQNVGQVPLYYAHKNTGRPLAEGKWFEKFRSNYLDVSNDPLYPFGFGLSYTSFNYSDVKLSANTLSKGKSIMASVIVNNTGKYEGKEVVQLYIQDLIGSITRPVKELKGFQKINLKAGESKTVTFNITENDLKFYNSDLKFVAEPGDFKVFIGTNSRDVKEASFTLK
- a CDS encoding prolyl oligopeptidase family serine peptidase; protein product: MKKIFFTICILFFVLFLNAQDFKKYDRGSYIKGKDSIYYRILFPENFNPDQKYPIVFFLHGSGERGNDNASQLVHGGKLFLKNDVRKNFPAIVVFPQCPQNDFWANANFEQDAKGKRKISFVEGGKPTKIMHALQGMVKNFLKKPYVDKNQVYVGGLSMGAMGTYELLRRERRKFAAAIAICGGDNTNNIKKYQKIPLWIFHGAKDDIVDPAFSIAIAERLKTVGDEVKFTLYPNANHNSWDSAFAEPELLSWLFSHKR